A stretch of the Candidatus Krumholzibacteriia bacterium genome encodes the following:
- a CDS encoding acetoacetate--CoA ligase: MSAGEPGEVLWQPSVDRARATAMARFLGGVRDSVDPAVTDYDGLWRWSVAKAPGFWSRLWDFVGVVGEKGAVVVEDIDRMPGARWFPEARLNFAENLLRHRGDAVALVGRDEMGRRHVYTRDELRAEVARCQATLVEAGVGVGDRVGAYMPNRAETVIAMLATTGLGAIWSSCSPDFGIQGALDRLGQIEPKVLVAADGHRYGDKNRPALDRVRELRSKLPSVQRVLLVQSLASRPLEEVDVDDVVLWSEAVSGRAAAAPHFEQLPFDHPVYVMYSSGTTGLPKAIVHGAGGTLLQHLKELVLHTDLREGDGFAYFTTCGWMMWNWMASGLAVGARIVLIDGSPFHPRTARLFDLVDDENLSVLGTSAKWIAMAEKRGLRPRDTHRLDALRVILSTGSPLAPEGFDWVYRDVKSDLQLASISGGTDLISCFALGNPMGPVRRGELQTRGLAMNVEVFDDAGHALPPGQKGELVCTLPFPSMPVGFWNDLEGARYRSAYFEHFENTWRHGDWVEVTPHGGMVFHGRSDATLNPGGVRIGTAEIYRVVENFDEVLEAVVVGQDAGDDQRIVLFVRMAEAHALDDTLRDRLRAAIRSQASPHHVPRVIVAVDDVPRTVSGKISEIAVRKVVHGEEVDNREALANPESLEAYRDRPELRRR; the protein is encoded by the coding sequence GTGAGCGCGGGCGAGCCCGGTGAGGTCCTCTGGCAGCCCTCCGTCGATCGCGCCCGGGCAACGGCGATGGCTCGTTTCCTCGGCGGGGTCCGCGACTCCGTCGATCCCGCCGTGACCGACTACGACGGCCTCTGGAGGTGGTCGGTGGCCAAGGCGCCGGGCTTCTGGTCGCGTCTGTGGGACTTCGTCGGCGTGGTCGGCGAGAAGGGCGCGGTGGTGGTCGAGGACATCGACCGCATGCCCGGAGCCCGTTGGTTCCCCGAGGCGCGTCTGAACTTCGCCGAGAACCTGTTGCGCCATCGGGGCGACGCGGTCGCCCTGGTCGGACGCGACGAGATGGGTCGCCGTCACGTCTACACGCGAGACGAATTGCGCGCCGAGGTTGCCAGGTGCCAGGCGACGCTCGTGGAAGCCGGCGTGGGTGTGGGCGATCGCGTCGGCGCCTACATGCCCAATCGTGCCGAGACGGTGATCGCCATGCTGGCGACGACCGGACTCGGTGCCATCTGGTCGAGTTGTTCGCCCGACTTCGGGATCCAGGGCGCCCTCGATCGCCTGGGGCAGATCGAACCGAAGGTCCTCGTGGCCGCCGACGGTCACCGGTACGGTGACAAGAACCGACCGGCACTCGACCGGGTGCGGGAGTTGCGCTCGAAGCTCCCCTCGGTGCAGCGCGTGCTCCTGGTGCAGAGCCTGGCTTCTCGCCCACTCGAAGAGGTCGACGTGGACGACGTGGTGCTCTGGAGCGAGGCGGTGAGCGGACGGGCTGCGGCCGCGCCCCACTTCGAGCAGCTGCCCTTCGATCACCCCGTCTACGTCATGTACTCGTCGGGGACCACGGGTCTGCCCAAGGCGATCGTACACGGTGCGGGCGGCACGTTGCTGCAGCACCTCAAGGAACTGGTGTTGCACACCGACCTTCGCGAGGGCGACGGTTTCGCGTATTTCACCACCTGTGGCTGGATGATGTGGAACTGGATGGCCAGCGGACTCGCCGTGGGTGCGCGCATCGTGTTGATCGACGGATCGCCCTTCCATCCGAGGACGGCACGGCTGTTCGACCTGGTCGACGACGAGAACCTGTCCGTGCTGGGCACCAGCGCCAAGTGGATCGCCATGGCCGAGAAGCGCGGCCTGCGCCCTCGCGACACCCATCGGCTCGACGCGTTGCGTGTGATCCTCAGTACCGGCAGTCCGCTCGCGCCGGAAGGCTTCGACTGGGTCTACCGCGACGTGAAGAGCGACCTACAGCTGGCGTCGATCTCCGGGGGTACCGACCTGATCTCGTGCTTCGCCCTGGGCAATCCCATGGGTCCCGTTCGCCGCGGTGAGCTGCAGACGCGGGGGCTCGCGATGAACGTCGAGGTCTTCGACGATGCAGGCCATGCCCTGCCTCCGGGGCAGAAGGGGGAACTGGTCTGCACGCTGCCGTTTCCTTCGATGCCGGTCGGCTTCTGGAACGACCTCGAGGGCGCCCGTTACCGGAGTGCCTACTTCGAGCACTTCGAGAACACCTGGCGACACGGGGATTGGGTCGAGGTCACCCCACACGGCGGGATGGTGTTCCACGGACGCAGCGACGCGACGCTCAACCCGGGCGGTGTGCGCATCGGCACTGCCGAGATCTATCGCGTGGTCGAGAACTTCGACGAGGTGCTCGAAGCGGTGGTGGTGGGCCAGGACGCCGGGGACGATCAGCGGATCGTGCTGTTCGTACGCATGGCCGAGGCCCACGCACTCGACGACACGCTACGGGACCGATTGCGAGCGGCCATCCGGTCGCAAGCCAGTCCCCACCACGTCCCGCGGGTGATCGTGGCCGTCGACGACGTCCCGCGCACCGTGAGCGGCAAGATCAGCGAGATCGCCGTGCGCAAGGTCGTCCACGGCGAGGAGGTCGACAACCGCGAAGCCCTGGCGAATCCGGAGTCGCTGGAGGCCTACCGGGACCGGCCGGAGCTGCGCAGGCGGTGA
- the fahA gene encoding fumarylacetoacetase, with the protein MTESLDATHDPQLRSWVESAQAEGTDFPIQNLPFGAFTVDGEVSPRIGVAIGDRVLDLAGLLDTGLLRDEAGVAAQACRSGRLNDLMGLGRKHLRALRQRISELLSTGNDEISGTGRAEELLLLPDDLEMQLPARIGDYTDFYASVHHATNVGSMFRPDNPLLPNYKWIPVGYHGRASSVVVSGTPVHRPSGQAKAPDAEAPEFGPTRRFDYEMEVGAFVGTGNGLGHPVPIGRAEEHLFGLCLVNDWSARDIQPWEYQPLGPFLAKSFATSISPWVVTMDALAPFRRPTEPRPEGDPSPLPYLDHPDVQARGAIDLTVEVYLSSATMREKGMEPVRLSRGSFTDMYWTVSQMLTHHASNGCNLRPGDLLASGTVSGPDKGSRGCLLELTWRGTEPIELPSGEERRFLEDGDEVVMRGRCESDGAVPIGFGECRGVVGGEETAA; encoded by the coding sequence ATGACCGAATCGCTCGACGCGACCCACGACCCCCAGCTTCGCAGCTGGGTCGAGTCCGCGCAGGCCGAAGGCACGGACTTCCCGATCCAGAACCTTCCTTTCGGGGCCTTCACCGTGGACGGTGAGGTCTCGCCGCGCATCGGTGTGGCCATCGGCGATCGTGTGCTCGACCTGGCCGGGCTGCTCGACACCGGGTTGCTGCGCGACGAAGCCGGTGTGGCGGCACAGGCCTGTCGCAGCGGGCGGCTGAACGACCTCATGGGACTCGGCCGCAAGCACCTTCGCGCACTCCGGCAGCGGATCAGCGAGTTGTTGAGCACGGGCAACGACGAGATCTCCGGAACCGGTCGGGCCGAGGAACTGCTCCTGCTCCCGGACGATCTCGAGATGCAGCTACCGGCGCGTATCGGCGACTACACCGACTTCTACGCCTCGGTGCACCACGCGACGAACGTGGGCAGCATGTTCCGTCCCGACAATCCGCTGTTGCCGAACTACAAGTGGATCCCGGTCGGATACCACGGGCGCGCGTCGTCGGTGGTCGTCAGCGGGACGCCGGTCCATCGACCTTCGGGCCAGGCGAAGGCACCCGATGCCGAGGCCCCGGAATTCGGGCCGACCAGACGCTTCGACTACGAGATGGAGGTGGGAGCCTTCGTCGGAACGGGCAACGGGCTCGGACACCCCGTTCCGATCGGACGCGCCGAGGAGCACCTCTTCGGGCTCTGCCTGGTGAACGACTGGTCCGCACGCGACATCCAGCCCTGGGAGTACCAGCCGCTCGGTCCGTTCCTGGCCAAGAGCTTCGCGACCTCGATCTCGCCGTGGGTGGTGACCATGGACGCGCTCGCGCCCTTCCGGCGTCCCACCGAGCCGCGACCGGAGGGAGATCCGTCGCCTCTGCCGTATCTCGACCATCCCGACGTCCAGGCGCGTGGGGCCATCGACCTGACGGTGGAAGTGTACCTGAGCAGTGCCACGATGCGGGAGAAGGGCATGGAACCGGTCCGTCTGAGTCGAGGATCGTTCACCGACATGTACTGGACCGTGTCGCAGATGCTCACCCATCACGCCAGCAACGGGTGCAATCTGCGCCCCGGTGATCTTCTCGCCAGTGGTACCGTTTCGGGTCCCGACAAGGGCAGCCGCGGGTGTCTGCTGGAACTCACGTGGCGGGGAACCGAGCCGATCGAGCTGCCCTCCGGTGAGGAGCGGCGCTTCCTCGAGGACGGCGACGAGGTCGTCATGCGCGGACGGTGCGAGTCCGACGGCGCGGTGCCGATCGGATTCGGCGAATGCCGTGGCGTGGTCGGCGGGGAGGAGACGGCGGCGTGA
- a CDS encoding GNAT family N-acetyltransferase, which yields MTAAPRFRVRDAGEADLPSICAIYNHEVEHSTSTMDHDPWEPCSRGEWLAAHRPPRQRVRVVEDDSGGVVAWGKLTAWSPKAGYARTVEASLFVDRAQRRCGVGSLLLDDLIACAVRGEHRVVLGRIESTNSASLALFERHGFGRVGTMHGAGEKFGRVLDVVVVEKRLDP from the coding sequence GTGACGGCTGCCCCACGCTTCCGCGTACGCGACGCCGGCGAAGCCGACCTGCCCTCGATCTGTGCGATCTACAACCACGAGGTCGAGCACTCGACCTCGACCATGGACCACGACCCGTGGGAACCCTGCTCCCGCGGGGAATGGCTGGCTGCACACCGTCCTCCGCGGCAACGCGTGCGCGTGGTCGAGGACGACTCCGGTGGGGTGGTCGCGTGGGGCAAGCTCACCGCGTGGTCACCGAAGGCCGGATACGCCCGGACGGTCGAAGCCTCGCTCTTCGTGGATCGGGCCCAGCGGCGGTGCGGCGTCGGGAGTCTCCTGCTCGACGACCTGATCGCGTGTGCCGTCCGCGGGGAACACCGCGTCGTTCTCGGCCGGATCGAGTCGACGAACTCGGCGAGTCTGGCCCTCTTCGAACGTCACGGGTTCGGTCGCGTGGGGACCATGCACGGAGCCGGCGAGAAGTTCGGACGCGTGCTCGACGTGGTCGTGGTCGAGAAGCGTCTCGACCCATGA
- a CDS encoding cytochrome C oxidase subunit IV family protein: MSTEQHGHIGLRVYFAVFFALMILTWITVEASYHDFEPWNDLIALGIATAKGALVVLFFMHVWHSSPLTKIVLITALFFFLVLVAFVYADVLTREMLNVPSRPPGFG, from the coding sequence ATGTCTACCGAACAACACGGACACATCGGGCTGCGCGTCTACTTCGCGGTCTTCTTCGCCCTGATGATCCTCACCTGGATCACCGTCGAGGCCTCGTACCACGACTTCGAGCCCTGGAACGATCTGATCGCCCTGGGGATCGCCACGGCCAAGGGTGCGCTGGTGGTGCTCTTCTTCATGCACGTCTGGCACAGCTCGCCACTGACGAAGATCGTCCTGATCACGGCACTCTTCTTCTTCCTGGTCCTCGTGGCCTTCGTCTACGCCGACGTCCTCACCCGCGAGATGCTGAACGTTCCGTCGCGGCCGCCCGGATTCGGCTGA
- a CDS encoding cytochrome c oxidase subunit 3 family protein has product MSDAAPAQRQPNRLAYWYRSYAEQTESVTLGMWLFLVTEVMFFGGLFMAYMLYRTFNREAFAAASYTLDIGLGAFNTVVLIVSSLTVVLAVWAAEKGKQKQLILWLVATIVLGCTFLGVKYVEYEHKWHENKFPGPEFVFEDKRDFAHSAEPVDPDKVRMFFHIYFGMTGLHALHMIIGIGVFAVLLVNAIKGKYTQRWHDPIPVAGLYWHFVDLVWIYLFPLLYLIGRH; this is encoded by the coding sequence TTGTCTGACGCCGCCCCCGCCCAACGACAACCCAACCGGCTGGCGTACTGGTACCGCAGCTACGCCGAGCAGACCGAGTCGGTCACGCTGGGCATGTGGCTGTTCCTGGTCACCGAGGTCATGTTCTTCGGTGGCCTGTTCATGGCCTACATGCTGTACCGGACCTTCAACCGTGAGGCCTTCGCCGCGGCGAGCTACACGCTCGACATCGGCCTCGGCGCGTTCAACACCGTCGTGCTGATCGTTTCGTCGCTCACGGTCGTGTTGGCGGTTTGGGCCGCCGAGAAGGGCAAGCAGAAGCAGCTGATCCTGTGGCTGGTCGCCACCATCGTGCTCGGCTGCACCTTCCTCGGCGTGAAGTACGTCGAATACGAACACAAGTGGCACGAGAACAAGTTCCCGGGTCCGGAGTTCGTGTTCGAGGACAAGCGGGACTTCGCGCACTCCGCCGAGCCCGTCGACCCGGACAAGGTGCGGATGTTCTTCCACATCTACTTCGGGATGACGGGCCTGCACGCCTTGCACATGATCATCGGGATCGGGGTCTTCGCGGTGCTACTGGTCAACGCCATCAAGGGGAAGTACACCCAGCGATGGCACGACCCGATACCGGTGGCCGGCCTCTATTGGCACTTCGTGGATCTCGTGTGGATCTACCTGTTCCCCTTGTTGTACCTGATCGGTCGACACTAG